In Janthinobacterium agaricidamnosum NBRC 102515 = DSM 9628, the DNA window CCACCAGCCGTATCAGCGTGGTCCGGGTATTGCCCGACTGGCGCAGGAAATTGCCGGCCAGATAACCGGCGATGACGTTGACGATGGCCGGCAAGGTGCCCAGCAACCCTTCCGGATCGAAGGGAATGCCTTCGCCGTGGTATAGATGGTTTTCGCCGAGCAGCAGCAAGTCGAATTTGACGGCCGCATTGCCGGCCAGCGTATAGTCGCCGAACTGGGCCAGGATCGCCCAGTAGCCCAGCAAGGCGACCCCGCTGAAAATCAGCGCGCCACGGGTTTTCCAGTAATGCAGCACCAGCGACGCCAGCAGATAACACAGCGCGATGCGCTGCAAGACGCCGGGTATGCGCGTGTGCGACAACGGCGCGAACGCGAAATTGCCGGCCGCATCCGCCTTGAAGAAGGGAAACCAGTACAGCAGGAAGCCCAGCAGGAACATCAGCAGGCTGCGCGTCAGCAGCTTGTGCAGCACCGCCCGGTCGCCCATGGTTTCATACTTGCCCAGCGCAAAACTCATCGCATTGCCGACCACGAACAGGAAGCTCGGAAACACCAGGTCGGTCAGCGTAAAACCATGCCATTCGGCGTGCAGCAAGGGCGCGTACACGGTGCCCCAGTCGCCCGGGGTATTGACCACGATCATCAACGCGAGTATCAGGCCGCGCAACACATCGAGCGCAAGATAACGCTGGCTCATCGGCGTTCCTCCGGCGCGAGCAAGTCGGCGGCCAGGGCCTGGCCCAGCCGGTGGCCGGCATCGTCGCCACTCAACTCCCAGAACATGCCGCCGCGTAGCCCCTTGGCCTTGATGTAGCGGTTTTTCTCGCGCAGCGATTGCGTATCGTCGTAGCTGATGAACACCTGGCTGGCCGGGTTGTACAGGTAGGGCACTTTGGCGGCGCTGTTCCAGTGGCGCGTAAAGCCGTTGCCGCCACGCTCGGGCTGGCCGTCCACGCCCGGCACCAGGTAACCTTGTTCGACCAGGTGGGCGTAGCTGAAGGTCGGCGTGTCGGCGTTGCCGGCAGCCGCACCGCCGCAGGCCTGGTACAGTCCGTCGCCGCGCGGACCGGCGGCGCAAGCGCTCCAGCCGTAGCCGTAAAACGGCATGCCCAGCACCAGCTTGGCGGGCGCCACGCCGGCAGCCAGGAAGCGCGACACGGTAGTGTCGGCATCAAAACCGGTGGCGGCCGCAGGGTCGGCCGGGTCGGCGTACAGCGGCGCGACGGCGCCATTGTTTTTATCCCACACGCCGTGGTAATCGTAGGTCATCAAGTTGATCCAGTCCAGGCTGCGCGCCAGTTCGACGATCCATTTTGTGCTGTCGGCGCCATCGCGGTCCTTGACAAAACCGCTATGCGCGCCGGCCGCGATGGTGATCAGGTAATGCTTGCCGTCGGCCTTGCCGGCCAGGTCGAACGCGCTGCGCAATTCGCGCGCCAGCGCGATGTAATTCTGCTTGTCGGCCGGCCGGTTGCAAACATGGCCGGCGCTGCACGGCACGCCGACCGCGGTCGGATGCTCCCAGTCGATATCCAGGCCGTCCAGTTGAAAACGACGCAGCATGGCCAGCGACGATGCGATGAACGCGCGGCGCGTGGCCGGCGTGTGCGCCATGTCGGAAAAACGGTTGGACCAGTCCCAGCCGCCGGCCGAGAGCAGCACCCGCAAGGCCGGGTTTTCCTTTTTCAGCGCGGCCAGCGCTTGCAGGTTGGCGGCGTCGGCTTGCGGCGCGGCCAGCAGCAGCGTGCCGTTGGCGGGGCTGGCCGGCCGGCCCTTTTCATCCAGGCAGGGCTTGACGCCGCCGGCGGCCGGATCGGGATTGCCATGCCGGCCATCCCAGCATATATCGGCAAACGCATACTGGATCACGCTGACATGATGCGGATTGATATTCTGCCGGGTGACCGGGAATGCCGCCGATTTCCAGCCCGGATAATAGGCCACGATTTCATGGGCCGGCGCGGCGCCGGACGACAGCAGCGGCAATAGCAGCGGTGCGCAGGCCAGCATCCGCAAACAGGAGTGTAAAAGGGTCATCTGCACCATCTCGTTCATCAAAAAAAACAGGAAAACCCCGGCCGGTGTGTCACCGGCCGGGTTCACGCTAAAAACGCCTTAGATCTTGGCGCGCAATCCGAAATAATACTGGCGGCCATTCGAATACAAGGCGGTCGGCTGGTCCTTGTTGGCGCCGTAATACTTCAGCACGGCGTTGTTCAGGTTCAGCACGTCGAAGGTCAGCGAATAGGTCTCGTTGATCTTGTAGTTCAGCGACGCCGCCAGGTTGCCGGTGCCGGCCACATACTGCGGCGAGCTGCTGAACAGGCCGGCCAGGAAACTCGAACGGTAGGTGTAGGCCAGGCGCGCGCTGAGATGCGCGTCCTCATAATACCCTTCCACATTGTAAGTGCCCTTGGAGCTGCCGACCACCGCCGCGCCGTCGGCCGCCTTGCCGTCGGTGTAGGTGTAATTGCCGACCACGCCGAAGCCGCCCCACAGTCCTTGCTGGTAGCTCAGTTCGACGCCCTTGTTCTTGGCGCCGATATTGGTCGGCGACTGGATCACATAGGTATTGAGCTTTTTAAAGGTGTTGTTGTAGTACGTGACCGGCGCGGTGCCGAAGGTCACGTAGGACGACATGTCCATGTAAAAAGCGCCGACCGACAGCATCGCCTTCGGCGCGAAATACCATTCCAGCGTGGCGTCGTAATTGGTCGAGCGGATCGGTTTCAAGTCCGGATTGCCGCCGGTGCCGGTCAACAATTGATCGTTCAGGTTGACCGCGCCGACCAGCGCGCTGTAATCGGCGCGCGCCATGGTCTTGGCCACGGCCGCGCGCGCCACCAGCTGCGGCGACAGGTCGAACTTGAAGTTCGCGCTCGGCAGCACGTCGGTATAGGTATGCTCGACCA includes these proteins:
- a CDS encoding glycoside hydrolase family 18 protein; the protein is MTLLHSCLRMLACAPLLLPLLSSGAAPAHEIVAYYPGWKSAAFPVTRQNINPHHVSVIQYAFADICWDGRHGNPDPAAGGVKPCLDEKGRPASPANGTLLLAAPQADAANLQALAALKKENPALRVLLSAGGWDWSNRFSDMAHTPATRRAFIASSLAMLRRFQLDGLDIDWEHPTAVGVPCSAGHVCNRPADKQNYIALARELRSAFDLAGKADGKHYLITIAAGAHSGFVKDRDGADSTKWIVELARSLDWINLMTYDYHGVWDKNNGAVAPLYADPADPAAATGFDADTTVSRFLAAGVAPAKLVLGMPFYGYGWSACAAGPRGDGLYQACGGAAAGNADTPTFSYAHLVEQGYLVPGVDGQPERGGNGFTRHWNSAAKVPYLYNPASQVFISYDDTQSLREKNRYIKAKGLRGGMFWELSGDDAGHRLGQALAADLLAPEERR
- a CDS encoding acyltransferase family protein; translated protein: MSQRYLALDVLRGLILALMIVVNTPGDWGTVYAPLLHAEWHGFTLTDLVFPSFLFVVGNAMSFALGKYETMGDRAVLHKLLTRSLLMFLLGFLLYWFPFFKADAAGNFAFAPLSHTRIPGVLQRIALCYLLASLVLHYWKTRGALIFSGVALLGYWAILAQFGDYTLAGNAAVKFDLLLLGENHLYHGEGIPFDPEGLLGTLPAIVNVIAGYLAGNFLRQSGNTRTTLIRLVAAGLICIVVALCWNTVFPINKKLWTSPYVLLSIGLDLLILPLLIYLIEFKKIVRWTYFFEVFGKNTLFIFLLSELLVIISFNIRIGAENGYGWLYRTCFQGLGQPYLASLLFALCFTLLCWLIGYWMDRRKIYIKL